A stretch of DNA from Streptomyces gobiensis:
ATCAGCAGGCCGACGGCCATCGCAGCCGCCGGATACCAGGTGGGGTGCGCCGCGGAGAAGAAGGGCCGGACCAGGGCGCCGACCAGGCTGTGGCCGAGCAGACCGAGCGCGTAGACCCGCATCACGGACGCGGTGGCGGTGGTGTCGCGGGCTTCGAACGCCCCCCGCTCAAAGAGCAGTTCAATGATCTGGGGCGCGTAGGCGACCACATAGGCGGCGCCCAGCAGGACCACGACCCCGGCCAGGGTCAGATCACGCTCCACCCGGCGCCGGGCCCGGTCCGCTTCGCCGTCGGCCATGGCCCGCGCGACCACCGGGAAGGTGACGGTGCAGATCATCAGGGAGAGCACCATCGGCATCTGGGCCACCTTCTGGGCGTAGTTCAGATGCGAGATGGCTCCGGCCGGCAGCGTCGAGGCGAAAAACCTCTCGACCAGCACCTGAGCCTGACGGCTCAGCGCGAACAGCACAACCGGGGCCAGCAGACCGAGGCTCAGCAGCGCGGCGCGATCGGTGGTGGGGGCGGTGCGGTGGCGCCGTCCGCTGCCCCCGTGGGCGCGGACGGACAGCCGCCGCACAAAGGCCGGGAGCTGGACGAGCACCATCAGGGTGCCGCCCGCAGCGACCCCCAGCGCGGCGGCGCGCACCCCGAACAGGGAGTGCAGCGTCAGCATGGTCGCGATGATGCCCAGGTTGTACGCGACGTAGATCGTGGCGGGCGGGACGAAGCTGCGGTGGGCCCGCAGCGCGGCGCTGAAATATCCGGCGGTACCGAAGGTGAGAACGGTGACGGCCGTCAGCCGGGTGCAGTCCACCGCCAGGGAAGGGTCTTCGAGTCCGGGCGTGAGGATCCGTACAAAGAGCGGCGCCCCGACGGCCAGGAGCCCGGCGGCCCCGGCCAGCACGGCGAACAGCCAGGGAAAGGTGGCGGACACCAGGGACCGGACGGGATCCGGGCCGGGCCGGGCCCGGCCGGTACGGAGCAGGGCCCGGCGGGAGAGGGCCAGGCTGAAGGCCGGGACGAGCACCAGGGCCATCGCGTCCTCGATGAGCAGCGTCGAGGCGACTTCGGGCACGGTCCAGGCGACCAGAAAGGCATCGGTGCCGCTGCCCGCGCCGAACAGGTGGGCGATGGTCTGGTCCCGTACGAGACCGAGGAGGGCCCCGGCGGCCGTCAGCACCGCGGTGATCGCCGCCGCTCGGGCGAGGAACCGTCCGAGCGGGGAGGAGGGGGACGGCGGGGCCTGGGCAGCGGTCGTCATATCGCTCACCGGGCGACCGCCTCATCCCCGGTCCGCGCCCCGGGACGCAGAGCCCACCAGGCGACCAGGCCGAACACCACGGCCGTCAGCACGCTTGTGGGGCCCCCGATGTCGGTGTAACCGAAGTCCACGAGCTGCCAAATGAGCAGCCCGGCCGCGATCAGCCCGCAGTCGGCGGCCGGTCCGCGCGGACGCGCGGTGGCGAGCCGCCGCAGTCCGCACGCCAGGAGCGCCGCCCAGCCGCCGACCAGCGCGGTGACCCCGATCAGTCCCTGCTCGCTCAGCACGAGCAGATACATGTTGTGCGGGGAGAGCAGCGGTTCCCGCTGGAACTCCATCCCCGCGCCGGCGGTGTCGCTCGCCGAGGAGAGCCCGACCGAGGCGTGCCCGTCGCGGTGGGCTGGGAAGCCCTTGAGACCCACGCCGGTCGCCGGATGGTCGCGCCACATGCTCACGGCCGCCGCCCACATGGCGTACCGGTCGGTCACCGACCGGTCGGGCGCCGCGGTCACCTGGGTGATGCTGCTCAGTCGCTGTCCGATGAGGTCAGAGCCCACCCCGGCACCGCCCACGAGCACCACGATCGCGGCCATCAGCACAGTGAACGTCCGCAGTGCGAGCCGCAGTCCGGCCAGCAGCAGCACCGCTGTACCCGCCACGGCGGTGGCGATCCACGCGCCCCGGCTGAATGACAGCGTCAGCGGCACCAGCAGCGCGGCGGCGCAGCCGAGGGCGGCGGGCCGGAACCACCGGGGACTGCCCGCCGGCGGCGCCAGCCCCAGACTCAGGGCGATGATCACACCGTGGGATACGACCGTGGCCATGCTCATCACATGCACCGCGCCGAAGGTGCCGACCGCCCGGATGTCCTGACCCTGATACGACGCCCCGGTGCCCGTGAGGTACTGCTGGACCCCGATCGCTCCCTGCACCAGGGCGAGCAGCAGCACGGAGCCCGCGACCAGCCGGAAGTCGCGGCGGCCGCGCAGCAGGAGCAGCAGGGCGGCCGGCACCAGAACGAAGACCTGCAGATACCGGATAAAGCCGGTCAGGCTCGCCGCCGGGTCGCTGGACGCGACGGTGGCGACGGCGAACGCCCCAGCGGGGGCGGCCAGGATCACGGCGGCGGGCCAGCTCAGCGGCCGTGACCGGGCGCGCAGCACACGTACGGCGCAGTACACCACCAGCAGCGCGGAAGCCACGTCCGCGAGGGTGATCCGGCCGGCCGCGCTGGCGTCAGCGGTGTCAACGAGGGCGATGGGGCCGCTCAGCAGCAGCACGGTGGCGACAGCGGGCAGCACCGGCCACAGCGCGGCCAGCCGCTCCCGTACCCTGCTGGACGGCCACCAGGCGACCGCCGGGGTGTGCGACACCGTAGCCACCCTCAGCTACCCCCGAGCCGGACCAGGGAAGCGGCGGTGCGCAGCAGGATCCGCACGTCCTGCCAGAGCGACCAGGTCTCGATGTAGTGGTTGTCAAACCGTGCCCGGTCCTCAATGGAGGTGTCCCCGCGCAGCCCATGGACCTGGGCGAGGCCGGTGATACCCGCCGGCATCCGGTGGCGGGCGGCGTAGCCCGGATAAGTCTGGCTGAACTGCCGGACGAAGTACGGGCGTTCCGGCCGGGGGCCGACCAGGCTCATATCGCCGCGCAGCACATTCCACAGCTGCGGGAGCTCATCGAGCGAGGTACGGCGCAGCAGCCGCCCGACCGGGCTCATCCGGTGGTCGTCCGCGACGCTCCACAAGGTGGCCGACTCATGCTGGTCAGCGGGGAGCAGCGTACGGAACTTCAGCAGGACGAACCGCCGTCCCCCCTCGCCGATACGTTCCTGCCGGAAGATCACCCCGGGGCCGTCGGAGAGCCGGACGGCGAGCGCGCAGGCCAGCAGCAGCGGTGCGGTCGCCACCAGGGCCAGGGCCGCGACGGTGAGGTCCAGGGTCCGTTTCCCCAGAACGCCCGGGCGGCGCCGGGGGGCCGGGTCGATGCGCCGGCAGCCGAAGCCCCACATATGGCCGGCCCCCGGGACCCCGGCCGTGGCGGCGCCGGTGGCCGGATCGCAGTTCACCAGCCACACGGTGCAGCCCTGCGCCAGAAACAGCTGGACCAGGGCCGCGGCCTGTGGGTCCGCTTCCGGGGCGCAGCTGAAGACGGCATCCCGCACGGTGTTCTGGATGACGGCCCGGGTGATGTCCTCAACCGAGGTGAGCGCCGGAAGAGACAGGTCCGGCAGATTCGGCAGATTCGCCGCACCCGGTTCCTGGTCGGGACCGGGCACGACCAGGCCGACCGGGCGCATACCGTATTCGGGGTGCTCATACAGCGTGCTGGTGAGCCGCCGCCCGGCCGGGCCGACACCGACGATCAGCGCGGCACGCGGGTGGCGGCGGTCGGCCGAGCGACGTCCGAGATGCACGGCGCCACGGCCCGCGCAGGCCAGCAGGGAGTGCACCAGTACCAGGCTGAGCAGCATGGCCCAGCCGAAGGCGCGCTCCGGACGCACGGCGGCCAGCACCGCGGCCGTCGCACACCAGGTGGCCGCCGCACGGCCGAACAGCGTGGGCAGCTCATCGAGGGCGGACCCACAGAGTCCGGGCCGGTACAGCCCACCGTGCGCGTTGAGCAGTACGACGATCGGCAGGCCCGGGCCGAGCACGATCAGGGCTTGCTCCGTTCCGCTCACCGCGGTCACGGCGATGGCCGCCGAGAGACAGTCGGCGAGGACGAGCGGCGCGGTGGTCCGGCGTCGGTACGGGCGCTGCCGACTGGGCGGCGTCGCCGGCCAGCCCGCCGATCGGGGAGGGGGAAAGACCGACGTGGCCGCGTGCTTCTGAGCCACCGGACTGGCCATGACCCGACCGGAATTGGGCACGTCCGCGCTCTCCGTCGTCATCGCCTGATGCGCTCCCTGCACTCGGGGTGCGGCAAGCCGAGTAGTTCGCGGTACAGCTCCGATACCGCCGCCGCCGTCCGCCGCACGTCGTAGGTCGTCCGTACGTGTTCCTGGGCCTGCCGACCCAGCCTGTCGCGCAGTTGCGGGTTCATCAGCAGATGGGTCAGCGCCCGGGCGAGCGCCGGTGGCTCCGCTGGCGGCACCAGACAGGCCGGTCGCTGAGCCGGATGCAGGCTTTCCCGGGCGCCACTGACGTCGGAGACCACGACCGGCCGGCCGCAGGCCATCGCCTCCAGCGGCGCCAGGGCCATGCCCTCCCAGCGGGACGGCAGCACGACGAGGTCCGCCGCCTGGTACCAGGGCACGGTGTCCTCCGCGGCACCGGCGAACAGCACCTGCGCGGGGGCGGCGCTCAGCAGCGCGTCCCGGTCGGGCCCAGCGCCGACCAGGGCAAGGCGGGCGCCGGGGATCCGCGCGGTGACCTCCGGCCAGGCCCGTAGCAGTACATCCTGACCTTTCTGCGGGCACAGCCGGCCGACACAGACCACCAGCGGCCCCTGCGACGGCAGACCCTCCAGGGCGGGCAGCCGGGCGCGGGCCCGCTCCCTGGCCGAAGCGCCTGCCCAGGGGTCCGCCGGGCGGAAGCGGCCGAGGTCAACGCCGTTACGGATCACCGCCCAGCGGGCGGCCACCCCGGACAGCTGGCCGCGGCGGCGCTCGGCCTCGCTGACGCACACCACCCGCGCGGCCCAGCGGGCGGCGAAACGCTCCCAGCGCAGCGCCAGTCCGGCGGTCACCCCGCCGAGGGCCTCGAAAGACCAGGCGTGCGGCTGGAAGACCGTGGGAATACGGCCGCGCACCGCGAGCCGTACGGCGAGTCCGGCCTTGGCGCTGTGAGCGTGCACCAGGTCGGGCGCGGTCCGCTGGATCAGCCGGGCGACCCGCCGGGCCTCGGCCGGCAGGGCGGGTCCTGGTGCCCGGCTCGCCCGCCAGGGGTGCACCTCGGCTCCCGCTGAAGCCGCCGATTCGCTCAGCACGCCCCCGGGCGGGCAGGCCACGAGGACGCGCGTCCGCTGCGCTGTCTGGGCTCGTACCAGTTCGGTGACGACCCGGGCGACTCCGCCGTCAACGGGCTGCGCGATATGGAGCACGGTCAATGGGCGGGTGGATTGCTCATGTTGCGGCACGCGCGGTTCTCCCCGTACACACGGATCGGCTGGACCTTGCTTCCGAGACGTCCCGGAGTCGCCCTCAGTGGCGTGCGTCGGCCTGCACGAAGAGCGCGCCTGTCTGATAGCCCTCGTCTCTGGTGCCGAAGCGGAAGTGCAGTCTGCTGCCGCCGGCCTTCAGCGCGGGTTTGATATCGAATACATCGGAGTCGTACCCCAGAGTGTTCTCATAAGCTGGCTGACGGCCGGTTGCATTGCGACCGTGATCAGCAATCGTGGAGTTCATCACATCGTTCACGGGGTTGGCGGCATCGCGCAGCCGGACCGCTTTACGGCCGTCCGCGTTCACTGTCAGCACGTCATTTCCGGTGCCCCGGTCGCCGTTGTAGGCCACGACACCTACACTGCCCGACGCTTTCGGCGGAATACTCATACCGCCCAAGTCGATTGAGAAGCTCTTACGGCCAGTGGTCAGTGATTCAAAGCCATCCCAGATGGCGAGGTGACGCAGCGGCTCTCGCTGGTTCTCATAGGCGACCACCAGCGTCCAGCCGCCCCAGGCTCCGGCCTTCGACTTCCCCATGGCGACATTGACCTGCGCCACGGTGTAGTAGCCGGACCCGCTGTGCCGCACCAGGCCGGTGACATCCGCGGACGCCTGGAAGCCGTCCGTGTGCCTGGTGGTGCGGTGCCCGATGAGGCTGTCGGCCAGGACCTCCTTGTAGTCCCCGCCCGGCTCGGCGATGAGCACCCGGCCGTTGTCCTCCGGCGGTTTCTGCTCGCCGACGCGGAGGTTGCCGCCCCAGTACAGCCGGGCGTAGCTCACCCGGGAGCCGGACGGAACGCGCAGCCGCGCCCGGCTGGAGTTGTAGGTGTTGGGGTCGTTGTCGACATCGACGTAGGACATCTCGTAGGCGCCGTTGACCCCGGCCCCGCGCCGAGCCGCCTCGCATGAGCTGGCGCCCTTGCCCACCACGGACCGGCACGTGATGGAGGAGTTGGCCGCACGAACGATTCCGCCGTGCTGTACGGCCCCGTACCGCTGCCCGAACGGAACCCTGGGCGACTGCTGCGGAGCCGCCACCGCCGACGGCAGTGCCAGCGCCAGGGACGTCAGCGCACACAGCACACCGCGTCCGGCCAGGCCCATAGGCATTCGCATGGTTCACTCCGACTTCTATCAGTCAATCAGGAGAGCACCTTGACAGAAGGGAGGATGGAGATCACGCAGACGCGCTGACCGGGCCGAAAGGTGACCCTCGTGCCAGAGAATTATTTGCCTTCGTTCTCCAGCGCACCGGCACTCGCTGTCGGTAGTTGACGCAACCGCCGACGGCAGTTGACGCAGAAAATTAACCCATCGGGTGATCACGCGTATCTACGCTCCATTGTGCTCGTTGGGCGAGGTGCCTCATTCACTAACTGAAAGGAAAATGGTGATGAAGCGCATCGTTAAGGCCACCACGATCGCTGCGGTCGGCTGTGCCCTCATGCTCGGTAGCACGGGCACCGCGATGGCTGACTCCAGTGGCGCGCACGCGAAGGGCGTTGCCGCGAAATCCCCCGGTGTCATCAGCGGGAATGTGATTCAGGTCCCGATCGGCATCCCGATCAACCTCTGCGGTAACACCATCAACGTCATCGGGCTGCTGAACCCGGCGACGGGCAACCAGTGCATCAACAAGTGAGCTGATCGCTCACTCGGAGCTCTTCCCGCCCCACTCCGCGACGGCCCCCGGATGCTGTGTATCCGCGGGCCGTTGGCGGGGGCGTCAGTGCCGGTCAGGCTTTGCTCGGCTGGGCTGCACGCGCTTGGGCTCGCCCTTCATCTTCGGGTGCTCCGGCGGGTAGGGCAGGTCCTCAAAGCCGTGGTCACGTTCATCCCGGCTGGCCATGTCGAGGACGGCATCGAGCCGGTACGCGTGCTGATCCATGTCCGCGTGTACATCCCCCACCTCGGCATAGCGTGCCGGCATGGTCGCCAGATCGAAGTCCTCCGGGCGGGCGTCATCGAGCTCCTCCCAGCGCAGTGGCGCGGAGACGGGAGCGTGGGGACGTGGGCGGACGGAGTACGCGGCGGCGATGGTCCGGTCGCGGGCGGTCTGGTTGTAGTCCACGAAGATCTTGACGCCGCGTTCCTCCTTCCACCAGGACGTGGTGATCCGCTCCGGGGCACGCCGCTCCAGCTCCCTGCCGATGGCGATGGCCGAGCGCCGGACCTGGGTAAAGGTCCACTCCGGCACGATGGGCAGATAGACATGGATGCCCCGGCCACCGGATGTCTTCGGCCAGCCGCGCAGTCCCAGCTCATCGAGGAGCGTACGCAGCGCCCACGCAGCCCACCGGGCATCCTCGTAGTCCGTGCCCGGCTGGGGATCGAGGTCAATACGCAGTTCGTCCGGATGCTCGGTATCCGTGCGGCGTACCGGCCATGGGTGGAAGGTCAGACAGCCGAGGTTCGCCGCCCACAGCACGGCCGCTGTCTCGGTGGGGCAGATCTCATCGGCGTACCGTCCGCTGGGAAAGGCAATACGCCCGGTGGGGATCCACTCCGGGAGGTTTTTGGGCGCCCGCTTCTGGAAGAACGACTCCCCCGTTACGCCATCCGGGTAGCGCTCCAGGGTCGTCGGCCGGTCCCGCAAGGCCCGTACGATGCCGTCGCCGACCGAGAGGTAGTACCGGGCGAGGTCGAGCTTGGTGAACCCCCGCTGGGGGAAGTAGACCTTATCCGGATTGGACAGCCGGACCGTCCGCCCGCCGACCTCAAGCTCCAGCGTCTCGCCCATACGATCACGCTAGATCGCGGTGTTGCGGTGCGCCTCCCGGCGAGCGGAAGCCACCGGCCGGGCGCAGAATCACCATCATGGATCTTCCGGTGATGCCGCCCGTGAAACCGATGCTCGCCAGGACGGCGACCAGGATCCCGGCCGGTATGCACTACGAGGCCAAGTGGGACGGTTTCCGGGCCATTGTCTTCCGGGACGGCGATGAGATTGAGCTCGGCAGCCGCTCGGCCAAGCCCCTGACCCGCTACTTTCCGGAACTGGTCACGGCGCTGCGCACCAATCTGCCGTCGCGCTGTGTCGTGGACGGGGAGATCGTGGTTGTCCGCGGCGGGCGGCTGGACTTCGACGCGCTGACCGAACGCATTCACCCCGCGGATTCGCGGGTGCGGCTGCTCGCGCAGACCACTCCGGCAAGCCTGATCATCTTCGACCTGCTGGCGCTGGACGACTCCGCGCTGCTGGATGTCCCACTCAGCGATCGCCATGAACTGCTCACCAGGGCGCTGCGCGACGCCGCCGCCCCGGTCCATCTCGCTCCCGCCACGCGCGATCTCCATGTGGCCCGGCAGTGGTTCGAACAGTACGAAGGGGCCGGTCTCGACGGGGTGATCGCCAAGCGGCTTGACCTTCCGTACCGGCCGGACCAGCGTCTGATGGTCAAGATCAAGCATGAACGCACCGCTGACTGTGTGGTGGCGGGTCTGCGGCATCACAAGAGCGGTCCCGTCGTCGGCTCACTGCTGCTCGGTCTCTTCGACAGCTCCGGCCAACTGCAGCATGTCGGTGTCTGTGCCTCGTTCCCCATGCGCAGGCGGCAGCAGCTCATGGCCGAGCTGGAGCCGTTGCGGATGGCCTCCGCCAGCGGCCACCCCTGGGCCGGCTGGGAGCGCGAGGAAGCCCATGAGGCCAGCAGAATGCCTGGCGGGCCCAGCCGTTGGTCCGGGAAGAAGGACCTGTCCTGGGTGCCGTTGCGACCGGAGCGGGTGTGCGAGGTGGCATACGACCATATGCAGGGTGACCGCTTCCGGCATACGGCGCAGTTCCGCCGCTGGCGGCCCGATCGCGAGCCGGAGCAGTGCACCTACGCACAGCTGGCGGAGCCGGTCACCTATGACCTCGCCCAGGTGCTGAGCGGTCAGGCATGACCACAGCCGTTCAGCACTCCTGCCCGGCAGGACGTCAGCCCACCGCCTTGGCCGCTGCCCGGCCGGCCGTACGCCCGGAGAAGAGACAGCCACCGAGGAAGGTGCCCTCCAGGGAGCGGTAGCCGTGTACGCCTCCGCCGCCGAATCCGGCGGCCTCGCCCGCGGCGTAGACGCCGGGCAGCGGATCACCGCCTTCGGTCAGCACCCTGGAGGAGAGGTCCGTTTCCAGCCCGCCAAGGGTCTTACGGGTGAGGATGCCCAGGCGTACGGCGATCAGCGGACCGGCCTTCGGGTCGAGAAGCGGATGGGGGGAGGCGACGCGGATCAGCTTGTCGCCGAGGTAGTTCCGGGCACCTCGGATGGCGGTGACCTGGAGGTCCTTGGTGAAGGTGTTGCTGATCTCCCGGTCCCGGGCGGTGATTTCCCTGCGCAGTTCGCTCTCGTCGATGAGCTTGTCGCCGGTGAGGTCGTTCATCCGCCGCACCAGTGCGCCCAGATCACGTTCGACAATGAAGTCCTTGCCGTGGTCCATAAAGGCCTGTACGGGCCCCGGGGCGCCGGAGCGGGCGCGGCCCAGCACCTCGCGGACGCTTCGGCCGGTGAGGTCCGGGTTCTGCTCGGAGCCGGAGAGGGTGAACTCCTTCTCGATGATCTTCTGGCTGAGCACAAACCAGGTGTAGTCGTAGCCCGTGCGCATGATGTGGCCGAGTGTGCCGAGAGTGTCAAAGCCGGGGAAGAGCGGTACGGGCAGCCGCTTGCCGGTGGCGTCCAGCCACAGTGCGGACGGGCCGGGCAGGATACGTATGCCGTGCCCCGGCCAGATGGGGTTCCAGTTCTCTATGCCCTCGGTGTAGTGCCACATCCGGTCCCGGTTGATGATCCGGCCGCCGGTCTCCTCGGTGATGCCCAGCATCGCCCCGTCGACATGGGCCGGCACCCCGGAGAGCATCCGCTCGGGCGGGTCACCAAGGCGCGCGGGCCAGTTGGCGCGTACGAGGTCATGGTTGCCGCCGATACCGCCGGAGGTGACGATCACGGCCTGGGCGCGCAGTTCGAAGGCGCCGGTGACCTCGCGGCTGCTGGCCGTGCCGCGTTCGGCGGCGCTGGGCACCAGCACCTCGCCGGTGACGGTGTCGACCGTACCCGCGGAGCGGGACAGACCGGTGACCCGGTGCCGGAAGCGCAGCTCGACCCGGCCGCGCTGGGCGCCCGCCCGGACCCGGCGCGCGAAGGGCTCGACGATGCCGGGCCCGGTGCCCCAGGTGATGTGGAAGCGCGGTACCGAGTTGCCATGGCCGGTGGCCTCGTAGCCGCCGCGTTCGGCCCATCCGACAATGGGAAAGAGCTTCAGCCCCTGCCGGCGCAGCCAGGCACGCTTCTCCCCGGCCGCGAAGTCGACATACGCCTCGGCCCAGCGCCGTGGCCAGTGGTCCTCCGCCCGGTCGAATCCGGCGGTGCCCAGCCAGTCCTGCCAGGCCAGCTCGTGACTGTCGCGGATACGCAGCCGCCGCTGCTCGGGGGAGTCCACAAGGAACAGCCCGCCGAAGGACCAGTGCGCCTGACCGCCGAGAGACTGCTCGGGCTCCTGGTCGAGCAGGATCACCTTCCGTCCGGCTTCGGCCAGTTCGGCGGTGGCGGCGAGCCCCGCGAGGCCCGCTCCGATCACAATGACATCCGCGTCATACGCCATGCCGAAGGCTTACCCGGCGGTAACAGCAACGTCAACCACTTGGCCGCATCTCCCCTCCCCCTCCATGAGCGGAGTCCCTCCATGAGCGGGCGGGGGCTGCCGGGTGTTTGGATAGACGGCATGGACGGTGTGGACGGCATGGCGGGCATGGACGCGGACGAGCTGCTGGACATCGTGGATGAGCACGACCGGGTGACCGGACAGGCCAGGCGCGGTGAGCTGATGGCGCGTCGGTGGCGGCACCGGTCGGTGTCAGTGCGGGTACGGGACGCCGAGGGACGGATCTTCGTCCACCGGCGCACCCCGGAGAAGCTGGTCTTCCCGTCGATGTATGACGTGATGGTCGGCGGGGTCGTCGCTGCGGGGGAGACCTATGACGAGGCGGCGCTGCGGGAGGCCGAGGAGGAGCTGGGGGTCCGTGGGCTGCCGATGCCGCGGCCGCGGCTGAAGTTCCTCTATGAGTCGCCGGAGCACATCTGGTTCCTCCAGGTGTACGACGTGGCCTGCACGCTTCCCGTGCGGCCCCAGGTGGCGGAGGTGGCCTGGTGGGACTTCCTCCCTGAGGACGAGCTGGAGCGACGGCTGCCGGGCTGGGAGGTCGTGCCGGACGGGCTGGAGGGCCATCGCAGACTGCGGCAGTGGCACCGGGACCACGCTGAGCGCTGAGCGGCGCCATTGTTTAGGCTCGAATCATGATCAGACGGCTCTTGGCGGCGCTGCGCCTGTGGTTCGCGCCGCACCGTGTACGAGCCGAGGGCAGCACGCCCGACTACCGCTTCTCACTCGCCAATGAGCGCACCTTTCTGGCCTGGATCCGTACGGCGCTGGCGCTGGTCGCGGGCGGTATCGCGGTGGACCAGTTCCTGACGGAGCTGCGCTGGGTGATGCGTACGGCCATCGCCGTGGCACTGCTGGCAGGCGGCGCGGTGTGCGCGCTGCGGGCGGTGAACCACTGGGTGCGCTGTGAGCGGGCGATGCGGCACGGTGAGGATCTTCCCGGGTCCCGCTTCCCGGCGCTGCTCGCGGTCGGCACGGCGGTGGCCGCGCTGTTGGTGGTGGCCGCGGTGGCGCTGAGCTGGGCGAGGTAGTGAGCACTGGGCCGGGGTCACTCCCCCGTGATCCGGGTGTGCAGCCGGAGCGCACCCGGCTGGCCTGGCGGCGTACCACGCTGGCTTTCGCGGTCGCCACGG
This window harbors:
- a CDS encoding FAD-binding dehydrogenase, with product MAYDADVIVIGAGLAGLAATAELAEAGRKVILLDQEPEQSLGGQAHWSFGGLFLVDSPEQRRLRIRDSHELAWQDWLGTAGFDRAEDHWPRRWAEAYVDFAAGEKRAWLRRQGLKLFPIVGWAERGGYEATGHGNSVPRFHITWGTGPGIVEPFARRVRAGAQRGRVELRFRHRVTGLSRSAGTVDTVTGEVLVPSAAERGTASSREVTGAFELRAQAVIVTSGGIGGNHDLVRANWPARLGDPPERMLSGVPAHVDGAMLGITEETGGRIINRDRMWHYTEGIENWNPIWPGHGIRILPGPSALWLDATGKRLPVPLFPGFDTLGTLGHIMRTGYDYTWFVLSQKIIEKEFTLSGSEQNPDLTGRSVREVLGRARSGAPGPVQAFMDHGKDFIVERDLGALVRRMNDLTGDKLIDESELRREITARDREISNTFTKDLQVTAIRGARNYLGDKLIRVASPHPLLDPKAGPLIAVRLGILTRKTLGGLETDLSSRVLTEGGDPLPGVYAAGEAAGFGGGGVHGYRSLEGTFLGGCLFSGRTAGRAAAKAVG
- a CDS encoding NUDIX domain-containing protein, translating into MAGMDADELLDIVDEHDRVTGQARRGELMARRWRHRSVSVRVRDAEGRIFVHRRTPEKLVFPSMYDVMVGGVVAAGETYDEAALREAEEELGVRGLPMPRPRLKFLYESPEHIWFLQVYDVACTLPVRPQVAEVAWWDFLPEDELERRLPGWEVVPDGLEGHRRLRQWHRDHAER
- a CDS encoding YidH family protein; its protein translation is MIRRLLAALRLWFAPHRVRAEGSTPDYRFSLANERTFLAWIRTALALVAGGIAVDQFLTELRWVMRTAIAVALLAGGAVCALRAVNHWVRCERAMRHGEDLPGSRFPALLAVGTAVAALLVVAAVALSWAR